From a region of the Cucumis sativus cultivar 9930 chromosome 6, Cucumber_9930_V3, whole genome shotgun sequence genome:
- the LOC101219826 gene encoding TORTIFOLIA1-like protein 4, whose protein sequence is MPMSSFSKRSSLSPPQPAVAANHDLKQRVIACLNKLEDRDTLAMAANELESIAKALTYDSFSSFLSCIHNTDASSKSPVRKQCVYLIGLLSQSHGDALSPFLSKMISTVVRRLRDSDSTIRSACVDATALMSSQITKPPFSVFLKPLMETLTLEQDLNSQIGSALCLAAAVEAAPDPDVSQLRKNLTKLGKLAKNEGFKAKAALLVLIGSIIAVGGATSRSVMDWLVPCIVEFLSNDDWAVRKAAAETLGRVAVAERDLAADYKASCIISLDSRRFDKIKVVRETMNQTLELWKEIPDASGDISTDNGNGGCFPPPSTCSPEQNLRTPLKKTVPTSRSSPLDVSRVTNSKKISPKNIGKNSSTPISKLERQKSSNWSVEIAVSNSPSSKFASENNAPGGGSENIDFQENENSRLNAKRVLYNNVRDEKVNKSSNLRSGSRVVPFEEHDNIQEDESRDSDVTVGSSSEETFGSHKEFEDISLIRDQLRQIENQQSSLLNLLQNFIGSSQSGMNSLEKRVHGLEMALDEISYDLGLSSGRVPNSSFAENSCCKLPGAEFLSSKFWRRAEGRYSSSKFCSTTQVSSPNDPHHTLDRDSVTEPLKQNNQIFRTERRGGLVMNPLADIDGEFRENMGLYPKRLLKTMIQENDNVHIYNASGTD, encoded by the exons ATGCCAATGTCGTCTTTCTCTAAGCGTTCCTCTCTCAGTCCGCCTCAGCCGGCTGTGGCTGCGAATCACGATCTCAAGCAACGAGTTATTGCCTGTCTTAACAAGCTTGAAGACCGTGATACTCTTGCTATGGCTGCCAATGAGTTGGAATCCATTGCTAAGGCTCTTACTTATGACTCGTTCTCGTCGTTTCTCTCTTGCATTCATAATACTGATGCATCGTCGAAGTCGCCGGTGAGGAAGCAGTGTGTGTATCTTATTGGTCTTCTTTCTCAGTCTCATGGAGATGCTTTGTCTCCTTTTTTGTCGAAGATGATTTCCACTGTTGTTCGTCGCCTCCGTGATTCCGACTCTACAATCCGATCTGCTTGCGTTGACGCTACGGCTTTAATGTCGTCGCAAATTACTAAGCCGCCATTCTCGGTTTTTTTGAAGCCGTTGATGGAGACGCTTACACTTGAGCAGGATCTCAATTCGCAGATTGGTTCAGCTCTGTGTCTTGCAGCTGCGGTTGAGGCTGCTCCTGACCCGGATGTGTCGCAGCTGCGGAAGAATTTGACTAAGTTGGGGAAATTGGCGAAGAACGAGGGATTTAAGGCCAAGGCTGCGTTGCTTGTGCTGATTGGGAGTATCATTGCTGTTGGTGGTGCGACGAGTCGGAGCGTAATGGACTGGCTGGTGCCCTGCATTGTTGAATTCTTGAGCAATGACGATTGGGCAGTGAGGAAGGCGGCCGCAGAAACTCTCGGGAGAGTGGCCGTCGCTGAAAGGGATTTGGCGGCAGACTATAAAGCATCCTGTATCATTTCTTTGGATAGTCGGAGATTTGATAAG ATCAAGGTCGTTCGGGAGACAATGAACCAAACTTTGGAGTTATGGAAAGAGATTCCTGACGCTTCCGGAGACATCTCAACTG ATAATGGCAATGGTGGATGCTTTCCTCCCCCTTCCACATGCTCACctgaacaaaatttaagaacgCCGTTGAAGAAAACAGTCCCTACCAGCAGGTCCTCTCCTTTGGATGTATCACGTGTGACTAATAGTAAAAAGATCAGTCCAAAGAACATAGGTAAGAATTCAAGCACACCCATTTCTAAGCTAGAACGCCAGAAATCTTCCAATTGGAGTGTTGAAATAGCAGTATCAAATTCCCCCTCTTCAAAATTTGCTTCCGAGAACAATGCTCCTGGAGGTGGTTCCGAAAACATAGATTTccaagagaatgaaaattCTCGTCTCAATGCAAAAAGAGTTCTTTATAATAATGTGCGTGACGAGAAAGTTAACAAGTCCAGCAATTTGAGATCTGGGTCTCGCGTAGTTCCATTTGAGGAGCATGATAACATTCAGGAGGATGAGAGTAGAGACTCGGATGTTACTGTTGGCAGCTCAAGTGAAGAAACTTTTGGGAGCCACAAAGAATTTGAAGATATCTCTCTGATTCGTGACCAACTTCGTCAGATTGAGAACCAACAATCTAGCCTTCTAAACCTTCTACAG AACTTTATTGGGAGTTCTCAGAGTGGGATGAATTCATTGGAGAAACGAGTACATGGACTAGAGATGGCATTAGATGAAATATCTTACGACTTAGGATTGTCAAGTGGAAGGGTACCAAATAGCAGTTTTGCTGAAAACTCATGTTGCAAGCTGCCAGGAGCAGAGTTTTTAAGTTCCAAGTTCTGGAGGAGAGCGGAAGGGCGTTATTCTAGCTCAAAATTCTGTTCTACAACACAAGTCTCATCACCTAATGATCCGCATCACACGCTCGATAGAGATTCCGTTACAGAACCATTGAAGCAGAACAACCAAATATTCCGAACAGAAAGAAGGGGAGGATTAGTAATGAATCCGTTGGCCGATATTGATGGCGAATTTAGAGAAAACATGGGTCTGTATCCAAAAAGATTACTCAAGACTATGATCCAAGAAAATGACAATGTGCATATTTACAATGCAAGTGGTACTGATTAA